The following DNA comes from Mycobacterium sp. SMC-4.
ACCCCTCTGGTCGCGGTGAACCGGGGACTGAAGCCCTCGCTGCGCGGTGTGATCTCGGACGAGGAGAAGTGGGATCTCAAGCGTAAGCAGGGTTTGCCGGTCAACGGCATCGACATCCGGATCGTCGACGCGGAAGGCAACGATCTCCCGCACGACGGCACGAGTCAGGGTGAAGTGCTGCTGCGCGGACCGTGGATCATCGAGCGCTATCACAAGCTCGACGACGACGCCGACAAGTTCCTCGACGGGTATTGGCGTAGCGGCGATGTCGGGACCATCGACCCGAATGGTTACTTGAAGATCACCGACCGGATCAAGGACGTGGTCAAGTCGGGTGGCGAATGGATTTCCTCCATCGACATGGAGAACGCACTCGTTGCCCATCCGAAGATCGCCGAGGCGGCCGTCATCGGCGTCCCGCACCCGAAGTGGCAGGAGCGTCCAGTAGCACTCGTCGTGACGACCGACGGGCAGGAACTTCCACTGTCGGAGATCCACGAATTGCTCGCCGATGCATTCGCCAAATGGCAATTGCCCGAGACCGTCCTGTATCTGGACCAGCTGCCCCGCACCAGCGTCGGCAAGCTCGACAAGAAGGCCATGCGCGCCGCGCACACCAACGTCTACGAGGACGTCCGATGAACCCCGACAACGCCCCGCTACGCACGGCCCGCGACAGCCACCTCCTGATCCTGGAGATCAACCGGCCCAAGGCTCGCAACAGTCTGAACGAGGCGGTGCTCACCGCCTTGAACACCGAGCTCGTCGCGGCTCGGCACGACGACGAGATCCGTGCCATCGTGCTCACCGGCGCCGGCGGGATCTTCTGCGCCGGAGCCGACATCACCAATTTCGACGCCATTCGCGACCAGTCGCTGCTCGGCGATCGAGCCGCGCTGGGCGGCACCATCTGGGCCGACCTGGGCCGATTCCCGAAGCCGGTCCTCGCTGCGGTCGAGGGCCTCGCACTCGGCGGCGGCTGCGAGTTGGCGCTTGCCTGCGACATCGTCATCGCCGGCGAATCCGCCAAGTTCGGTGTCCCGGAGGTGAAGCTCGGCGTGATCCCGGGCGGCGGCGGAACCCAGCGCCTGATTCAGGCCGTCGGCAAGTCCAAGGCGATGGCCCTACTGCTCACCGGCGACTTCCTGTCCGCACAGCGGGCGTGCGCGGCCGGCATCGTCGCCGAGACCGTCCCGGACGGCACCGCCCTCGAAGCGGCGGTCGCCATGGCGCAGCGGATCGCCGCCAACTCACCGCTCGCGGTGGCGCTGGCCAAGGATGCCGCCCTCCAGGCCCTGGAAACCTCTCTGGCGCAAGGACTCGAGCACGAGAAGCGCAACTTTCACGTTGCCATCCATTCCGCCGACAGCCGCGAGGGCCAGGCCGCGTTCCTCGCCAAGCGCGCCCCCGAATTCACCGGAAAGTAGGACCGATCATGAGCGAGCTGTTCCCCGATTACCGCTCCCCGTGGGAGACCGACGATCAGGCGCTGCTGCGTAAGCACGCCGCCGAGTTCTTCCGCAAGGAAGCCACCCCGAACCAGGACCGTTGGGCCGCGCAGCACCAGGTCGACCGCGAGTTCTGGACCAAGGCCGGCGCCGCGGGACTGCTGTGCCTCGACATCGCCGAAGAATACGGCGGCGGGGGCGGCAACTTCGGCCACGAGGCGATCGTGCAGCAGGAGATCGCCTACGCCCACGACACCGCGTTCGGCTTCGCCGTGCACTCGACGATCGTCGCGCACTACATCGCCGCCTATGCCACCGAGGACCAGAAGAAGCGCTGGCTATCGAAATGTGCGAGCGGTGAGAGCGTCCTCGCCATTGCGATGACCGAACCCGGCACCGGCTCGGACCTGCAGGCCGTACGGACCACCGCGGTTCGCGACGGCGGCCACTACGTGATCAACGGCTCGAAGACGTTCATCTCGAACGCGTCGCACTGCGACCTGCTCGTCATCGTCGCCAAAACGGACCCGAGCCAAGGTTCCAAGGGTATCTCGCTGCTCGTCGCGGAGACGGAGAATCTTCCGGGGTTCGAGCGTGGGCGGGTGCTGGACAAGATCGGCCAGCACGGCCAGGACACCCGCGAGTTGTCGTTCACCGACATGCGGGTGCCGGCAGCGAATCTGCTCGGCGGCGTCGAGGGGCAGGGCTTCTACCAGCTGATGGGTCAGCTGCAGCGTGAGCGGCTGATCCTC
Coding sequences within:
- a CDS encoding enoyl-CoA hydratase/isomerase family protein codes for the protein MNPDNAPLRTARDSHLLILEINRPKARNSLNEAVLTALNTELVAARHDDEIRAIVLTGAGGIFCAGADITNFDAIRDQSLLGDRAALGGTIWADLGRFPKPVLAAVEGLALGGGCELALACDIVIAGESAKFGVPEVKLGVIPGGGGTQRLIQAVGKSKAMALLLTGDFLSAQRACAAGIVAETVPDGTALEAAVAMAQRIAANSPLAVALAKDAALQALETSLAQGLEHEKRNFHVAIHSADSREGQAAFLAKRAPEFTGK
- a CDS encoding acyl-CoA dehydrogenase family protein — translated: MSELFPDYRSPWETDDQALLRKHAAEFFRKEATPNQDRWAAQHQVDREFWTKAGAAGLLCLDIAEEYGGGGGNFGHEAIVQQEIAYAHDTAFGFAVHSTIVAHYIAAYATEDQKKRWLSKCASGESVLAIAMTEPGTGSDLQAVRTTAVRDGGHYVINGSKTFISNASHCDLLVIVAKTDPSQGSKGISLLVAETENLPGFERGRVLDKIGQHGQDTRELSFTDMRVPAANLLGGVEGQGFYQLMGQLQRERLILGVGGVAVAEAAVAESIRYAKERHAFGKPILNFQNTKFVLAECKTDVLAGKTLMDHCIQRHLDGTLDAATASMAKLWGSDKQCEIVDRCLQVFGGYGYMMEYPIAQMYAASRVQKIYGGTNEIMKELIGRAL